One stretch of Paenibacillus sp. AN1007 DNA includes these proteins:
- a CDS encoding S-layer homology domain-containing protein, translated as MVISNDDQFDTQDSFYPIENGKVTLNTSHFNSDSYFTFAITANPLTTPEVTLTGDELTWGAVEHADQYEVTINLENGTKRTVPVEGTSLNLSLLEPSLASGSYTVTVTAKTNNPAYADSEPSAPKPYVVVDKTNLKAKTDEINGKIQTGELDKEEYTPASWTALDEAMNEAQRVLDDPAASQAQVDKALEDLTNARNALTKLTPDPGVDKTGLQNKYDGIREENLEEEEYTPASWTALEEAMNEAQRVLDDPAASQAQVDKALEDLTTARNALTKLTPDPGVDKTGLQNKFNDIRGENLEEEEYTPASWSALEEAMNEAQRVLDDPAASQTQVDKALEDLTTARNALTKLTPDPAVDKTGLQNKFNDIQEENLEEEEYTLASWSALEEAMNEAQRVLDDPAASQTQVDKALEDLTTARTGLTLVNGEENTAVLQTLVPSTGSLSPAFDPAKDSYSITVPNSVYQLQLTPTALDPHAKIEISVGNGEWSEVSSGVVSGNLPLQVGSNTIVVKVTDPLGHVMKYTINATRMPASDSNNGGGSGNNGGGNSGGNSGSTPVSTPPASTPAPTPTPAAPKDNLETTRDGSHQPFAVSKSSDSKQTVVEVDPAKLLAAMSQGTGQQFAIHSPNEGDVNVGGLTLEVLNQLTNQGSKLNISNPLAIYPVPGSKMDMKAVSSQLGSAAMNDIAVLVDITRSSDALISSAKNKAAADGYELLVNPVDLDLTFTKDGQTVRTGQLNGYAPKYIALPEGIDPNRITTGVIINPDGSIYHVPTVVTKIDSRYYALINDLRSSGSYSVIWNPQDFDDVRTHWGKEDVNNIAARLDLKGNGDNTFAPNRQVTRSEFAELVVLSLGLMRQDAPHNKFPDIHETTWFRSSVALANEWGIVKGYNDGNFYGSQQMTREQGFAMIARAYRLVNPEAVVSGEQINTELARYNDSTAVSAWAQADIAQLIQAGIIQGSGKETFRPQASMTRAEVAALLARMLKVTDLIDK; from the coding sequence TTGGTTATCAGCAATGATGATCAATTTGATACTCAGGATTCGTTCTATCCTATTGAAAACGGGAAGGTTACGCTTAATACTTCACATTTCAATTCTGATTCGTACTTTACCTTTGCCATTACAGCCAATCCGCTGACAACACCGGAAGTCACACTGACCGGAGACGAGTTGACTTGGGGAGCGGTAGAGCACGCGGATCAGTATGAAGTAACGATCAACCTGGAAAACGGCACGAAGCGGACAGTACCCGTCGAAGGCACATCACTGAACCTTTCTCTGCTGGAACCATCACTGGCGTCCGGCAGCTACACCGTGACCGTAACGGCAAAAACAAACAATCCAGCTTATGCAGATTCGGAACCATCGGCGCCTAAACCATATGTCGTTGTTGACAAAACGAATTTGAAAGCTAAAACCGATGAAATTAACGGTAAAATCCAGACCGGAGAACTGGATAAAGAAGAGTACACACCAGCCAGCTGGACAGCCCTTGATGAAGCGATGAACGAGGCACAGCGAGTGCTGGATGATCCAGCAGCATCACAAGCACAGGTAGATAAAGCATTAGAGGACCTGACGAATGCAAGAAATGCATTAACTAAGCTTACTCCTGATCCTGGAGTAGATAAAACAGGTTTGCAAAATAAGTATGATGGCATCCGGGAAGAGAATCTGGAAGAAGAAGAGTACACACCAGCCAGCTGGACAGCCCTTGAAGAAGCGATGAACGAGGCACAGCGAGTGCTGGATGATCCAGCAGCATCACAAGCACAGGTAGACAAAGCATTAGAGGACCTGACAACTGCAAGAAATGCACTAACTAAGCTTACTCCTGATCCTGGAGTAGACAAAACAGGTTTGCAAAATAAGTTTAATGACATCCGGGGAGAGAACCTGGAAGAAGAAGAGTACACACCAGCCAGCTGGTCAGCCCTTGAAGAAGCGATGAACGAGGCACAGCGGGTTCTGGATGATCCGGCAGCTTCACAAACACAGGTAGACAAAGCATTAGAGGACCTGACAACTGCAAGAAATGCATTAACTAAGCTTACTCCTGATCCTGCAGTAGACAAAACAGGTTTGCAAAATAAGTTTAATGACATCCAGGAAGAGAACCTGGAAGAAGAAGAATACACACTAGCCAGCTGGTCAGCCCTTGAAGAAGCGATGAACGAGGCACAGCGGGTTCTGGATGATCCAGCAGCTTCACAAACACAGGTAGACAAAGCATTAGAGGACCTGACAACTGCACGTACGGGCCTCACTCTGGTGAATGGTGAAGAGAATACGGCTGTACTGCAGACGCTGGTTCCATCTACAGGCAGTCTATCGCCGGCCTTTGATCCTGCCAAAGATTCGTACAGCATCACTGTGCCAAACAGTGTATATCAACTGCAGTTGACGCCAACAGCACTAGATCCCCATGCGAAGATTGAGATCTCGGTTGGAAATGGGGAATGGAGTGAGGTTTCAAGCGGGGTTGTCAGCGGTAATCTCCCGCTTCAAGTTGGCAGTAATACCATTGTTGTAAAAGTGACAGATCCTCTTGGACATGTCATGAAGTATACAATTAACGCAACCAGAATGCCTGCTTCAGACAGCAATAATGGAGGCGGCAGCGGAAATAATGGTGGAGGAAATAGCGGAGGTAACAGCGGAAGTACACCAGTGTCGACACCACCGGCATCTACCCCTGCGCCAACACCAACCCCGGCGGCTCCAAAAGACAATCTAGAAACAACGCGGGATGGCAGTCATCAGCCATTTGCAGTTTCCAAGTCATCGGATTCGAAGCAAACGGTAGTCGAAGTTGATCCTGCCAAACTGCTTGCTGCAATGTCACAGGGTACAGGGCAGCAGTTCGCCATTCATTCACCGAATGAAGGTGATGTGAACGTAGGCGGTCTAACGCTGGAAGTACTGAATCAATTAACGAATCAAGGCTCGAAACTAAACATCAGTAATCCGCTGGCGATTTATCCGGTGCCTGGAAGCAAAATGGACATGAAAGCTGTATCCAGCCAGCTGGGCAGCGCTGCAATGAACGATATAGCCGTGCTTGTCGATATCACACGTTCGTCGGACGCTTTAATCAGCAGTGCGAAGAACAAAGCTGCAGCCGACGGATATGAGCTTCTGGTTAATCCGGTAGATCTGGATCTGACTTTCACGAAAGATGGCCAAACGGTTAGAACAGGCCAGCTGAATGGCTATGCACCGAAATATATTGCGCTTCCGGAAGGAATCGATCCGAACCGGATTACTACCGGCGTGATTATCAACCCGGATGGAAGTATCTATCACGTACCTACTGTTGTAACGAAGATTGACAGTCGTTACTATGCACTCATCAATGACTTACGCAGCAGCGGCTCCTATTCTGTAATCTGGAACCCGCAGGATTTTGATGATGTACGCACACATTGGGGAAAAGAAGATGTAAACAACATTGCGGCTCGATTGGACCTGAAAGGAAATGGAGATAATACCTTCGCACCTAATCGTCAGGTTACCCGTTCCGAATTCGCAGAGCTTGTGGTTCTTAGTCTGGGCCTGATGCGTCAGGATGCTCCACACAACAAATTCCCTGATATCCATGAGACGACCTGGTTCCGATCCAGTGTAGCTTTGGCTAATGAATGGGGTATCGTTAAAGGGTATAATGACGGCAATTTCTACGGCAGTCAGCAGATGACCCGGGAACAAGGATTTGCGATGATTGCTCGTGCATATCGTTTGGTTAATCCAGAAGCTGTCGTGAGTGGAGAGCAGATCAATACCGAGCTTGCTCGATACAATGATTCAACCGCAGTATCTGCTTGGGCTCAAGCAGATATAGCACAACTGATTCAAGCAGGAATCATTCAAGGAAGCGGGAAAGAAACGTTTCGTCCTCAAGCATCGATGACTCGTGCTGAGGTTGCGGCACTGCTCGCAAGAATGCTGAAAGTAACCGATTTGATTGATAAGTAA
- a CDS encoding response regulator, with product MRVILVDDENLALSRLNKLLLEREDCKVIGSFLKAEEAIEQIKHHLPDLVFMDIHMPGMNGIEATERIHEVSPKTEVIFTTAYNEHALTAYGLEVLDYIMKPVTRNRLDKTMKMYQRRAVPTPMNVTEEPEEPLMFIRCLGMLQVQLHPSEPPKHLKFRTTKIRELFAYLLHHRNKPIKRDTLLELLWPELEERKGISNLHSGIHRIRGMMNEFMGEDRMSVRYQHFGYILDTGEFRIDAEEWERRLNRLSVLSPSTLAEHRYVSDLYEGKYYGEDDYAWAELERQRLHALWQNHAMKLAQYYMDADQHNEAIVLYHRMHQFDPTMEEISLSLMKLYAELGNKDPVVAQYNQLAAALQQEAGIDPGFDVQFWYDEWKNKNS from the coding sequence ATGAGAGTGATTTTGGTAGATGATGAAAATCTCGCTCTGAGCAGATTAAATAAATTGTTGTTAGAGAGAGAAGATTGCAAGGTTATCGGTTCTTTTCTGAAGGCAGAAGAAGCCATAGAGCAGATCAAGCATCATCTGCCTGACCTTGTTTTCATGGATATTCATATGCCGGGAATGAACGGAATTGAGGCGACTGAACGAATTCATGAAGTTTCCCCCAAAACGGAAGTTATTTTCACGACAGCATATAACGAACATGCACTGACAGCCTATGGGCTTGAAGTCCTGGACTATATTATGAAACCTGTAACGCGGAACCGTTTGGACAAAACGATGAAGATGTATCAGCGCAGAGCTGTGCCGACACCTATGAATGTGACTGAAGAACCGGAAGAGCCGTTGATGTTCATCCGCTGTCTGGGAATGCTGCAGGTGCAGCTGCATCCCAGTGAGCCGCCCAAACATTTGAAATTCAGAACGACCAAAATCAGGGAACTGTTTGCCTATCTTCTTCATCATCGAAATAAACCGATCAAGCGGGATACCCTGCTTGAACTGTTATGGCCGGAATTGGAGGAGAGGAAAGGCATATCTAATCTGCACAGCGGTATTCATCGCATACGCGGTATGATGAACGAATTCATGGGTGAAGACCGGATGTCTGTTCGGTATCAGCATTTCGGTTATATTTTGGACACAGGCGAGTTCCGGATTGATGCAGAAGAATGGGAGAGACGTCTTAATCGGTTGTCTGTATTATCACCGTCAACACTTGCTGAACATCGATATGTCTCAGACCTGTATGAAGGCAAATATTATGGTGAGGATGATTATGCCTGGGCAGAGCTGGAACGTCAGCGTCTGCATGCGCTTTGGCAAAATCATGCCATGAAGCTTGCACAATATTATATGGATGCGGACCAGCATAATGAAGCAATTGTGTTATATCATCGAATGCATCAGTTTGACCCGACGATGGAGGAAATCAGCCTTTCTTTGATGAAACTGTATGCTGAATTAGGTAATAAAGACCCGGTAGTGGCTCAATATAATCAGCTGGCAGCGGCATTACAGCAGGAGGCAGGCATAGATCCTGGCTTCGACGTTCAGTTTTGGTACGATGAATGGAAAAATAAAAATAGTTGA
- a CDS encoding TerD family protein: MRMNSIYVRRAGKLMIQPSEQRQHRLPKKVLATVLKNIESLGFTFSLELMQALRTLTQEQFEVLVQQLIKDLKVMVGAHVQYKPMYKGFPEQVMEEDDAELYLNAVLHYLTHLTLDDFEPSAVAAGVRSPLLEQTKLKVIDLGNKQAFLKLIRQLIEAKGSISDTDKKDIKHVLKHADPSDVEAILPAEIPFKENVGYVVAVLLKYELASMERIGSYFKTASDVLRLAVSWSEGDVSLAAASPFRKFKRRERRLLLSLLEQCGSITEDMLRYKNRWIRLGEILHPSEYKHRYPRCQEAFDILRNNKPFSTFNSSVELAFQYRNIWSLIDLLSQRPGEFARKLDHMLRITEDEAYVLLAFEEAAAKVSTPVLLQVRQHFAQRNESQNLRVFFPKGNVAKAFGIPNELPKLDETVCQEVVQLCEQALITRFAAFPSLGKTYVDERLQHYLVPFSQRSASKALRTIVRGSRIPMGEGDTIRFFSWWKEGEVDGTPTGRVDIDLSAVMYDENWNYVEHISYTNLRSVRYKAVHSGDIVTAPYGASEFIDLHMPSIVNYGGRYVVTTLHSFTSHPYCNLPECFAGWMMRKKPGSGEIYEPTTVENKIDITADTQIAIPVILDLVERTIIWTDLALKRYPDYNNNVEGNQKGIVLMGKAMTTLRKPDLYNLFLLHAKARGELVDTKEQADTIYAVDEGVTPYDIEQIMAEYLA; the protein is encoded by the coding sequence ATGAGAATGAACAGCATTTATGTGCGCAGAGCCGGCAAACTGATGATTCAACCGAGCGAACAGCGGCAGCATCGGCTTCCTAAAAAAGTTCTGGCGACAGTGCTCAAAAATATAGAGTCCCTCGGCTTCACCTTCTCGCTTGAACTGATGCAGGCGCTGCGAACGCTGACTCAGGAGCAGTTCGAAGTGCTGGTTCAACAGCTGATCAAAGATCTTAAAGTCATGGTTGGTGCCCATGTGCAGTACAAACCGATGTATAAAGGTTTCCCGGAACAAGTGATGGAAGAGGACGACGCAGAGCTGTATCTGAATGCGGTTCTTCATTATCTGACACATCTTACGCTGGATGATTTCGAGCCTTCGGCTGTGGCAGCGGGTGTGCGGTCTCCTTTGCTGGAGCAAACGAAGCTGAAAGTCATTGACCTCGGGAACAAGCAGGCATTCCTGAAGCTGATCCGTCAACTGATTGAAGCAAAGGGTTCTATCTCCGATACAGACAAAAAAGACATCAAACATGTACTCAAGCATGCAGACCCAAGTGATGTTGAGGCAATACTGCCTGCAGAGATTCCGTTCAAGGAAAATGTGGGCTATGTCGTTGCGGTGCTGCTGAAATATGAATTGGCAAGCATGGAACGCATCGGGTCTTATTTCAAAACGGCAAGCGATGTGCTCCGACTGGCAGTATCTTGGTCGGAGGGGGACGTCAGTTTGGCAGCAGCCTCACCTTTTCGTAAATTTAAACGTCGTGAGCGCCGCCTGCTCCTCAGCCTGCTGGAACAATGCGGCTCCATCACAGAGGATATGCTCCGCTACAAGAATCGCTGGATCAGGCTGGGTGAGATTCTGCACCCATCCGAATACAAGCATAGGTATCCGCGCTGCCAGGAGGCTTTTGATATACTGCGAAACAACAAGCCGTTCTCGACCTTCAACAGCAGTGTCGAGCTGGCTTTCCAGTATCGCAATATCTGGAGCTTGATTGATCTGCTGTCTCAGCGTCCGGGCGAATTTGCGCGAAAACTGGATCATATGCTGCGCATCACAGAGGATGAGGCGTATGTGCTGCTGGCTTTTGAAGAGGCAGCTGCAAAGGTATCGACGCCAGTGTTATTACAGGTGAGACAGCATTTTGCACAGCGAAATGAATCTCAGAATCTGCGTGTCTTTTTCCCTAAAGGCAATGTCGCCAAGGCTTTTGGCATTCCGAATGAGCTGCCGAAGCTTGATGAAACAGTCTGTCAGGAAGTGGTGCAGCTATGCGAGCAGGCTTTGATCACACGGTTTGCTGCATTTCCTTCACTGGGGAAGACGTATGTTGATGAACGACTGCAGCATTATTTGGTTCCTTTTTCCCAGCGATCTGCGAGCAAAGCTTTACGGACCATTGTGCGGGGAAGCCGCATCCCGATGGGAGAGGGCGATACGATACGCTTCTTCAGCTGGTGGAAGGAGGGCGAGGTGGACGGCACGCCTACGGGACGAGTGGATATTGACCTGTCGGCAGTCATGTATGACGAGAACTGGAATTACGTCGAACATATCTCGTATACGAATTTGCGGTCTGTCAGGTATAAGGCCGTCCACAGCGGGGATATTGTAACTGCGCCGTATGGAGCAAGTGAATTTATTGATCTGCATATGCCTTCCATTGTGAATTACGGCGGACGTTATGTGGTAACCACGCTGCACTCCTTCACCAGCCATCCGTACTGTAACTTGCCGGAATGTTTTGCGGGCTGGATGATGCGTAAAAAGCCCGGGTCGGGCGAAATTTATGAGCCTACCACGGTGGAGAACAAGATTGATATTACCGCCGATACTCAGATTGCGATTCCCGTTATTCTGGATCTGGTGGAGCGAACAATAATCTGGACCGATCTGGCGTTAAAGAGATACCCGGATTACAACAACAATGTGGAAGGGAATCAAAAGGGAATTGTGCTGATGGGGAAGGCCATGACCACATTGCGCAAACCCGATCTGTATAACTTGTTCCTGCTGCACGCCAAAGCGCGAGGTGAACTGGTGGATACAAAGGAGCAGGCCGATACCATCTATGCAGTTGATGAAGGGGTAACGCCTTATGATATAGAGCAGATTATGGCAGAGTATCTGGCTTGA
- a CDS encoding Ig-like domain-containing protein, producing MKVFKALRISFLAFAVLLSTFSSYFAPGASAADENIYVSSQGSDSEGTGKAEAPFGTIEKALTNISAAGTIVLRSDITLDGTLAINAQGKNIHIQSDEGHVYSIIRSSSNIDKNLIEVSGGNQTNTVTFDKLIIDGNQVNLNAARHGVYVYGGTAIFKDAEIKNHLVKSGGQPASVISLSGGGAKVVIQEGTLIHHNKISGYLRDNPSNVLGAGSGASLEIEGGVITDNEVMTGSNGVIVGVGLYKSPTFKMTGGQITKNKLSGTELDENATIGNVAVYMRGSARDARFDFGGTAFVYDNLNSDGKQRNVYLKNAQATGDAYLTLVEALQQGAKIGVYANIMPDEVDNPIVDIAIGPNAGSSRYEATEADAAYFVSDINTAAVIRYNGDSKKVVLSYQKPIELKLTQPGDGSIVDVQPDVSGTVTPGSKVTVTLISKSGLNEPLIAEAEVREDGTWSFTPTTKLQGGEYTLKVSAASNGVSSETLSRDITVVDKSALRNKVDAINSENLAEVNYTSESWTIFQNAMNKAAEVLDNPTAAQAQVDNALQDLTNARTGLTAVNGTDSAGPGGVDNPVLWLLPDEHMGIASGEKVNIWKDRSSKGNHASQETAANQPVYWDDLNHNINFNPVLAFDGSNSYMNLDVSKLPQGKNPRSIVTVSKTNRVEGIDYIISWGKSDSSAYSGIGMLHNETRGGLTTFNSDRNQTLYTPLEFLGTTFPNEQFVTWTGGITAPNQARMYSKMKQVQQLNDWGKDNAKLWDTGNADGAIVGKLIPETKKDGYWKGTIEEIIIYDRALTDEERQKISTYLAIKYGYTLDQTVPNSYYDSNLNTIWDSQSNTAYTRRITSIGRDDQGGLLQKQAKAQEQGSIVTMALGDRIENTNSANQNDVVNDSSFFIFGDNGAAAEFKTSLTKGAEKLLRMERLYKVQKSNWDEAQITI from the coding sequence TTGAAGGTATTTAAAGCATTGAGAATATCGTTTCTGGCTTTTGCGGTTCTGCTATCAACCTTCTCATCCTATTTTGCTCCGGGAGCAAGTGCGGCGGATGAAAATATCTATGTATCCTCACAGGGAAGTGATAGTGAAGGTACGGGTAAAGCAGAAGCACCGTTTGGGACGATAGAAAAAGCACTAACAAACATAAGTGCTGCAGGGACGATTGTTCTTCGGAGTGACATCACTTTAGATGGAACCTTGGCAATTAACGCTCAAGGGAAGAACATTCACATCCAATCTGATGAAGGACATGTATATTCAATCATTCGCAGCAGCAGTAACATTGATAAAAATCTGATTGAGGTTAGTGGCGGTAATCAAACGAATACCGTTACCTTTGATAAGCTGATTATTGATGGGAATCAAGTGAACCTGAATGCTGCGAGGCATGGTGTATATGTTTATGGTGGGACTGCCATTTTTAAAGATGCAGAAATTAAAAACCATCTGGTGAAGTCAGGCGGTCAGCCTGCAAGTGTCATCTCACTTAGCGGTGGCGGCGCAAAAGTGGTTATACAGGAAGGAACCTTGATTCATCACAACAAGATTTCTGGATACCTGCGAGATAACCCGTCCAATGTATTAGGGGCTGGTAGTGGGGCAAGTCTGGAAATCGAGGGTGGAGTTATTACCGATAACGAAGTTATGACGGGCAGTAACGGAGTTATCGTCGGCGTAGGGTTGTATAAGAGCCCGACGTTTAAGATGACGGGCGGACAAATAACAAAAAACAAGCTGTCAGGAACGGAATTAGACGAGAACGCTACAATAGGAAATGTAGCCGTTTATATGCGCGGCAGTGCTAGAGATGCCCGATTTGACTTTGGGGGAACGGCTTTTGTATATGATAACCTGAATTCAGACGGGAAACAGCGAAATGTATACCTGAAAAATGCGCAAGCTACAGGTGATGCTTATCTGACACTGGTAGAGGCTCTGCAGCAGGGGGCGAAGATTGGTGTTTACGCCAATATTATGCCTGATGAAGTAGATAATCCAATTGTTGATATTGCAATCGGGCCTAATGCCGGAAGCAGCAGATATGAAGCGACGGAGGCGGACGCAGCGTATTTCGTATCGGATATTAATACGGCAGCTGTCATTCGGTATAACGGGGATAGCAAAAAAGTGGTTTTGTCTTATCAAAAACCGATCGAGCTGAAGCTTACTCAGCCTGGGGATGGCAGTATTGTTGATGTACAACCTGACGTAAGCGGGACGGTTACTCCAGGTTCAAAGGTTACCGTTACCTTGATCAGCAAATCAGGTCTGAACGAACCGCTGATCGCGGAAGCTGAAGTCCGGGAAGATGGGACTTGGAGCTTCACACCAACTACAAAGCTGCAGGGCGGGGAGTACACCCTGAAAGTATCGGCAGCAAGTAATGGCGTTTCGTCTGAAACGTTATCCAGAGATATAACGGTGGTAGACAAATCGGCACTTCGAAATAAAGTTGACGCAATCAACAGTGAAAATTTAGCTGAAGTGAACTATACATCAGAGAGCTGGACTATATTCCAAAATGCGATGAACAAAGCGGCAGAAGTTCTGGATAATCCGACTGCAGCTCAAGCGCAGGTGGACAACGCTCTTCAGGATCTGACGAATGCTCGCACAGGTCTGACTGCAGTGAATGGTACAGACTCAGCTGGTCCTGGGGGAGTGGATAATCCTGTACTCTGGCTGCTGCCGGATGAGCATATGGGAATTGCCAGCGGGGAAAAGGTGAATATCTGGAAAGATCGCAGCAGTAAAGGCAATCATGCATCACAAGAGACAGCGGCTAATCAACCGGTTTATTGGGATGACTTGAATCATAACATCAATTTTAATCCGGTATTGGCATTTGACGGGTCTAACAGTTATATGAATCTGGATGTAAGCAAGCTTCCGCAAGGAAAGAACCCAAGATCGATCGTTACCGTGAGCAAAACGAATCGAGTGGAAGGCATTGATTACATCATTTCCTGGGGGAAGAGTGATTCTAGTGCTTACTCGGGTATAGGGATGCTTCATAATGAAACAAGAGGTGGCTTGACAACCTTTAACAGCGATAGGAATCAAACGTTGTATACTCCTCTAGAGTTCCTGGGAACCACGTTCCCGAACGAGCAATTTGTCACTTGGACAGGTGGAATCACAGCGCCTAACCAAGCCAGAATGTACAGTAAAATGAAGCAGGTACAGCAGCTGAATGATTGGGGAAAAGACAATGCCAAGTTATGGGATACGGGTAATGCCGATGGAGCCATAGTCGGCAAGCTTATCCCGGAAACGAAAAAGGATGGCTATTGGAAGGGGACTATCGAAGAAATTATCATCTATGATCGTGCGCTGACAGATGAAGAACGTCAAAAAATCAGCACCTATTTGGCCATTAAATACGGTTACACGCTGGATCAGACCGTACCGAATTCCTATTATGATTCAAATCTGAATACAATCTGGGATTCACAATCGAATACAGCCTATACCCGCCGCATTACAAGTATCGGTAGAGACGATCAAGGCGGACTGCTGCAGAAACAAGCCAAAGCACAGGAGCAGGGCTCCATTGTGACAATGGCTTTGGGTGACCGCATTGAGAATACGAACTCTGCTAACCAAAACGATGTAGTGAATGATTCTTCTTTCTTTATATTTGGTGATAACGGAGCAGCTGCCGAATTCAAAACCTCCCTGACGAAAGGAGCAGAGAAACTGCTTCGAATGGAGCGGCTCTACAAAGTACAAAAATCGAATTGGGATGAAGCACAGATTACGATTTAA
- a CDS encoding AraC family transcriptional regulator — MLSSLYGLRYGADQSEGSVYYTDWLQEMRTSKHNSLWTSARPIPKDIFSSQTGDTNELFTYAHSYPFRSTGETSDVIIAIDVKEEAVSHIIENMMPSQYQHTVIVNAAGAAVSKSQEQESGQSDMYAASLKKVLNLGDAKGSFDETIAESPYVVSYQTLPSTHWTIYSATPSSYYYEQSIMIQKLILGICLAALLIGLILSAVLVRANYSPIKRLVGRIKDLTGTASNQMTNEFRLIDSAFLHLKEQVSSLEETMIANSAAVRHKAVLNLLQGNPEHRPWKEERAALGIARPYAEYCCMLMNTGASSVEPDSIDQPEAIARLMHGLECLSLQDSRLIAEELPDKRLAVILCTDVASEALLDKFAQLLLAETRQQLQPDIQLSTGCWVSDLRDIHQSFNEAHTLMKYAYFLPELHILKDHSLLQREHSLDEIPQTLLAKFRDKLQGRQLDEAAGTIEQVAEHMRKGQYPADYCHFILSNMVFIYSDAAKNVRYKHPLQFGHPDLYHEYTSLRNILAYRSWLTASITTFMEETENRNSDRAVSTIELAKQYIEANLSEDLSLEAVGTKVFLSPKYLSKLFKEEMGVTYTDYVTSRRMEQAKVLIENNNMTIDRVASSVGYGTTAYFIKRFKEMYGCTPGSYVRSLTSAAMPEAGS; from the coding sequence ATGCTCTCTTCACTCTACGGCCTGCGTTATGGGGCAGATCAGAGTGAAGGATCTGTTTATTACACAGACTGGCTCCAAGAGATGCGTACCAGCAAGCACAACAGTCTCTGGACATCAGCACGCCCTATTCCAAAGGACATTTTCTCAAGTCAGACCGGGGATACCAATGAATTGTTTACATATGCGCACAGTTATCCTTTTCGTTCCACAGGGGAAACCAGTGACGTCATCATCGCCATTGATGTCAAAGAAGAGGCTGTGAGTCACATCATTGAGAATATGATGCCTTCCCAATATCAGCATACGGTGATCGTCAACGCGGCCGGAGCTGCGGTAAGCAAATCACAAGAGCAGGAATCCGGACAGTCTGACATGTATGCAGCTAGTCTGAAGAAAGTCCTTAATCTAGGCGATGCAAAAGGCAGCTTTGACGAAACAATCGCAGAATCGCCATACGTTGTATCCTATCAAACGCTGCCATCAACCCACTGGACGATCTACAGTGCAACCCCGTCCAGCTATTATTATGAACAATCCATCATGATTCAGAAGCTTATTCTCGGAATCTGTTTAGCCGCACTGTTGATCGGGCTGATTTTATCAGCCGTACTTGTTCGTGCGAACTATAGTCCGATCAAACGTCTGGTAGGACGTATCAAGGATCTCACTGGAACGGCATCGAACCAGATGACTAACGAGTTCCGGCTGATCGACAGTGCATTTCTTCATCTTAAGGAACAAGTGAGCAGCCTTGAAGAAACGATGATCGCGAACAGCGCAGCTGTCCGGCATAAAGCAGTGCTTAACCTGCTGCAGGGTAACCCGGAACATCGACCGTGGAAAGAGGAACGAGCCGCTCTTGGTATCGCAAGGCCATATGCTGAATACTGCTGTATGCTGATGAATACAGGAGCAAGCTCTGTAGAACCAGATTCTATAGACCAGCCGGAAGCCATCGCCAGACTGATGCATGGACTTGAATGCTTGTCCCTGCAGGACAGCCGTCTCATTGCAGAAGAGCTGCCGGATAAGAGACTTGCTGTCATTCTCTGTACCGACGTGGCTTCAGAGGCATTGTTGGACAAGTTCGCCCAGCTGCTGCTTGCGGAGACACGGCAGCAGCTCCAGCCGGACATTCAGCTGTCTACCGGATGCTGGGTCAGTGATTTGAGAGACATCCACCAGAGCTTCAATGAGGCACATACGTTGATGAAATATGCTTATTTTTTGCCTGAACTGCACATTCTGAAGGATCATTCCCTGCTTCAGCGTGAGCACAGTCTGGATGAAATTCCTCAGACCCTGCTTGCCAAGTTTCGAGACAAGCTTCAGGGCAGGCAGCTGGATGAGGCTGCAGGCACGATTGAACAAGTGGCTGAACATATGCGAAAGGGACAGTATCCGGCTGATTATTGCCATTTTATTCTGTCGAACATGGTGTTCATCTACTCGGACGCAGCCAAGAATGTACGTTATAAACACCCACTGCAGTTCGGGCACCCCGATCTGTACCATGAGTATACGAGTCTGCGTAATATTCTCGCATACCGCAGCTGGCTGACAGCATCGATCACCACATTTATGGAAGAGACCGAAAATCGCAATAGTGACCGTGCTGTCTCAACCATTGAATTGGCGAAGCAGTATATTGAAGCCAACCTCTCCGAGGATCTCTCACTTGAGGCTGTTGGGACCAAAGTATTCCTAAGTCCGAAATATTTGAGCAAGCTTTTTAAAGAAGAGATGGGTGTAACCTACACCGATTATGTCACATCCCGACGAATGGAACAGGCCAAGGTATTGATTGAAAACAACAACATGACCATTGACCGGGTCGCAAGTTCGGTTGGCTACGGCACAACTGCTTATTTCATTAAACGTTTCAAGGAAATGTACGGATGTACACCAGGGAGTTATGTACGAAGTCTCACCTCGGCAGCGATGCCGGAGGCCGGATCATGA